GCCACATGAATACCAAAGCTATGTCTGCTACCCCCCGGGGCCAGCTTCCTCAAAAATATCACCTTATTCCCCGACTCTTTATTCGTAATGTGAAAATTCTTGATGCGCGCATGCTTATTCTCCAACTCATTTAGTTCATGATAGTGCGTGGCAAACAATGTCTTTGGTTTAGCCGATGTCATATCATGCAGGTACTCCACAATACTCCATGCAATTGAAATACCATCATACGTACTGGTACCACGCCCGATCTCATCCAGTATCACCAGACTACGCGGTGTAATATTGTTAATAATACTTGCCGTTTCATTCATCTCCACCATGAAAGTAGACTCACCACCACTCAGGTTATCCGAAGCTCCTACGCGTGTAAAGATCTTATCTGTCAACCCGATCTCTGCCGCTGCCGCAGGTACAAAACTACCCATATGCGCCATCAGCGTAATCAATGCAGTTTGACGTAACAATGCAGACTTACCACTCATGTTGGGACCCGTCAGAATAATAATCTGCTGGGTCTCTTTATCCAGCATGATATCATTCGCTACATAACTCTCACCCGGTGGCAATCCTCTTTCAATTACCGGATGTCGTCCTTCACGAATGTCAAGATTGTAACCATCCGTAATACCCGGACGACGATATTTAAACTGTACCGCATTGTTCGCAAAACTCAGCAGGCAATCCAGCTTCGCTATCACCTGTGCATTCTGTTGTATCGGCCTGATATAAGGCTGCAATGCAGACAATAATTCTTCGAACAACTGTGCTTCCAGGGCAAGGATCTTTTCTTCCGCCCCCGTAATCTTCTCTTCGTATTCCTTCAGCTCAGGTGTAATATATCGTTCTGCATTCGCCAGCGTTTGCTTACGGATCCAGGTTTCAGGTACTTTATTCTTATGTGCATTCGTCACTTCCAGGTAGTATCCGAATACATTGTTGAATGCAATCTTCAAACTAGGGATACCTGTGATTTCAGATTCCTTCTGCTGGATCTGTAACAGGTAATCTTTTCCGGAGCGTGCAATCTTACGCAGGTTATCCAGTTCGGTATGAATACCCATCTGTATCACTTCTCCTTTGCTCACGAGGATCGGTGGTGTCTCCGTTACTTCGCGCAGAATTCTGTCAAGGATTTCGTTACATCCATCCATGGTCATGGCCAGTTTTGCCAGGTATGGATGTGGTACTTTTTCCAGCAGGGTCTTCACGGCACATACCTGTTGCAGTGCTTTGGCAAGGGACATCACCTCCCTTGGGTTGATCTTCTTCAAAGGGATCTTGGATACCAGTCTTTCCAGGTCACCGGTTTGTTTCAGGTGGTGGATCAGGTTCTTTGCAAGATCTGTTTCTTTGATAAAGTACTCCACCACATCCAGTCTTTCATTGATCTGGTTAATGTCGCGAAGGGGAAATATGAGCCAGCGTTTCAGCAGGCGGGCACCCATCGGGCTTACAGTAGTATCGATGGTGGTGAGCAGGGTATTCCCGTTTTCCACACTGCTACCTAACAATTCCAGGTTACGGATCGTAAACCTGTCCATCCAGAGAAAGTCATCCTGTTCGATGCGCTGAATGTTGGTAATGTGTTGCAGGTGAGGATGTTCGGT
This Chitinophaga sancti DNA region includes the following protein-coding sequences:
- the mutS gene encoding DNA mismatch repair protein MutS, whose amino-acid sequence is MAKSKSEETPLMQQHKAIKTRYPDAVLLFRVGDFYETFNEDAVIASKVLGIVLTKRANGSASYVDLAGFPHHSLDTYLHKLVKAGYRVAVCDQLEDPKTVKGIVKRGVTEMVTPGVAVNDKILENANNNFLAAVHLQDDHAGVAFLDISTGEFFVAQGTIEYADKLLQSFKPAEVLYAKQQQKNFRQHFGTKFYTYTMDEWIFTATYAHEILLRQFETHSLKGFGVDGLNDAIIAAGAALHYLRDTEHPHLQHITNIQRIEQDDFLWMDRFTIRNLELLGSSVENGNTLLTTIDTTVSPMGARLLKRWLIFPLRDINQINERLDVVEYFIKETDLAKNLIHHLKQTGDLERLVSKIPLKKINPREVMSLAKALQQVCAVKTLLEKVPHPYLAKLAMTMDGCNEILDRILREVTETPPILVSKGEVIQMGIHTELDNLRKIARSGKDYLLQIQQKESEITGIPSLKIAFNNVFGYYLEVTNAHKNKVPETWIRKQTLANAERYITPELKEYEEKITGAEEKILALEAQLFEELLSALQPYIRPIQQNAQVIAKLDCLLSFANNAVQFKYRRPGITDGYNLDIREGRHPVIERGLPPGESYVANDIMLDKETQQIIILTGPNMSGKSALLRQTALITLMAHMGSFVPAAAAEIGLTDKIFTRVGASDNLSGGESTFMVEMNETASIINNITPRSLVILDEIGRGTSTYDGISIAWSIVEYLHDMTSAKPKTLFATHYHELNELENKHARIKNFHITNKESGNKVIFLRKLAPGGSRHSFGIHVARMAGMPPKLIERANEVLAHLEEKQIDGPVQEQVKSLGGPAQKVQLSIFDTHSDTFRTIRDMLENVDINRLTPVEALLKLSEIKHLL